Genomic segment of Bacteroidales bacterium:
CTGTTTTAAGGAAAACTATGACGATTTGCACTTCAAAAAAAACCACAATTACTATTCGACCCCTAAACCTGAAATATAAAGAATGTTTGAGCTTTTCGCTTTGGCATTGTTTATCAAATCTGTTGCAAGGTTCTGACTGTTTCCCAAAATAATTCCTATTTGAAGTGCGCTTTCTTTTTTGTACTCACCAAAGTTACTTTTAAAGGAGCGGCCTAAAGATTCAATGAGAAACTCAAAGTGCATGGATTTATCATATTTTATAAATCCTGTAAAACCCTCCCCCCAAATCCCTGTTATTTCTTTTTTTAAAACCTGGTTTTCACCTCGGATGCAACAATGGTAGTCCTGGGATACACAAATCTGAATAACAGGTTTAAAAACATTCAGGCTACTTCTGGGTATTTCCGTATCTACCTGTAAGTATGCAATTCTACTATCCATGAAAGGTGTCTGTTTAAGGATAACTACTACAGCTTGGCCAACTTTAACGTTATCAATATTCACTGGAACAAAAATCACTCCCGGATTGCCATTTTGTTGTAGATAGCAATCGGCTAATAATTCATTGATTACCAATGTTAATGTATCATCTGTCACCCTCTTAGAATAAGTGTAGAAATTCCCAAAGCTAAAAATTTTATCGCTTTCGATTTTATTCTGTAATCTTTCAATGGCCTTTTTAGCTTTATTGATATTTGAATCATCTGGAAAATTAATAGTAAAACGATTGTACCAGTAAATAGCCTCCCTTGTATCGCCGGTCTTTTCATAGCATAATCCAAGATTATAGTACACTAAATTAAGATAATCGATACCTTGTTTCTTATTTACTTCTATCTGATGTAATGGATTAATGGCATTCTTGTAGTCCGGGTTGGCTTTCCTGAGTAATGAAAATGCATACAGGTGATTGTATGTCAACCGATCGGTAAGATCATTATAGTTACTGTTTTTGAGTAGCCTTATCACCTCGTTGTATTCTTTTATTTGGAATTTACAGGAAGCAGCTTTCAGGATCGAGCTCTTGTATTGTTTGTTTGTTTTATCACCAATAACTTTATAAAAAAGATCATACGCCTTTTGGTAGTCACCCGATTCCATTGCGATCAACCCTTCAGAATAGTA
This window contains:
- a CDS encoding tetratricopeptide repeat protein, with protein sequence MKYLFLLVFLSFVISFDGLCQSSLIKAAQQYEKEGNYKEAIRYYGEVYKRKQNGTEESLYKLGEIYSLLNDPNADFYLEEYLKSYGNGEFVDYAYYWLGNNLLWCDNPDYNNAIRNFKSVISISKKTDLKLKSLFCLGECYLNSRQWDKAKSSFQGIIDSPAIEANWYYLIKNNAVNKISTIDEQAADNYYSEGLIAMESGDYQKAYDLFYKVIGDKTNKQYKSSILKAASCKFQIKEYNEVIRLLKNSNYNDLTDRLTYNHLYAFSLLRKANPDYKNAINPLHQIEVNKKQGIDYLNLVYYNLGLCYEKTGDTREAIYWYNRFTINFPDDSNINKAKKAIERLQNKIESDKIFSFGNFYTYSKRVTDDTLTLVINELLADCYLQQNGNPGVIFVPVNIDNVKVGQAVVVILKQTPFMDSRIAYLQVDTEIPRSSLNVFKPVIQICVSQDYHCCIRGENQVLKKEITGIWGEGFTGFIKYDKSMHFEFLIESLGRSFKSNFGEYKKESALQIGIILGNSQNLATDLINNAKAKSSNILYISGLGVE